In the Balearica regulorum gibbericeps isolate bBalReg1 chromosome 3, bBalReg1.pri, whole genome shotgun sequence genome, TTGTTGCCAGAAGGGCTACTTCAATACTAAATAtaaacacagctgaaaactaTGAGCTATCGTTACCTCTGTATTTGGGATGACTGTGAGCACTACTGAactgctgtgttcagttttggaacAAAACAGCTCAAGAAGGATATTGAACTACTGGAAGAGACTTCAAAGACATGAAGGATGACATTTAATGGAAGCCCTTGGCCCCATTCTACTTCCATAGATGGAAGGGGATCAGGCTACCTGTTCTACCTGTCTGGGTTTTCTTCCCAAGGAAACTCAGACAGGAATTGCAGTGCATTTTGGTGGGAACAAAAAAGAGCTGCAGGGCACAGCATCCCTAGTTTAAGTCATAGCTACCTAGGCATTGTGAAAATACACCTATGATGTGCTCCATGGGacatccctgctcctccatgGTGGATTTGGCTGAAACTTATCAAAAAGGGTGACTTGACCATGACTACCTGAGAGGAAGACACAGACCTAGTGGGGGGCCGTAATTCAAGCTAGGCAAAGAGTCGCAAATAAATTTTGTATAGGAGCAGTAAGGAACCACAGGTGAGCTTTCCCAGGGCCTGATAGGGAGGGCTAGAAATATGCTCCTCTCAAACAGAATTAATTCAGAGAAGTCCCAAAGCCTGTTTAATCTTTGCCAGATCATCTGAGCACAGTGATGCCTTTATGAATCTCACCATAGAGAAGTGTTTTACACAAGTGCTTAATTTTTGTGACCGAAAGTGATGTGTATTTTCATAGATTTTGTTATATAGGTAAGAGAAGTAGGAAGGCAGCCATTCCTCTCCTATATCTGAACCTGCTCagcaaagaaactgaagatgaGTCCCTTGGACCTATACTTCAAACTCAAGAAAGCTGTCCATGGAAAgacagccaggagcagccccctgcccccaCTAAGATGCTTACACACTACAAGTTTTTGGAATTGCCTGTTCCTCACCTCTACACACACCCTGAGATAtattcttctgcctttttaatAGTGCTTAGGCAGTGACAAGaactaaaaaagtaaaaaaatcttggGAAGGGATCTTTGCTTCAAGGGTTGCACTCAGTGCTGGTGgaggctttttttctgtattttaagggTCAGAGTGCCCTCTTCTGTTCCACCTGTGTCCTGGTTATTTACTCCCGTCCTACAGCAGCACATTATCGAGAAATGCTGTGATTTGTCTTCTGCATACCCTATCGCCTTCTAAACAACAGTTAAGAAACCAAACAGCTGATCACAAACTAGAAAATAACCTTCCTCGAAGTGGGGCTCAGGCAGGCTACAAAGTCAGCTGTCCCCAATAAAAGGGCCTGGAGAAACATCACATGCAATTTGATTGATCTAATTAGTTGATGAGGTCAGGCATATTTTGAAGTGAATCGCTGCAAAGTTTAAACAGTGGGGTGTTATTTAATAGGTTCACACCCTGCACTTAAACTTTGCCTCTCTCCTGCCTGTGTAGCTGCTAATTGAATCCAGACTGTTACTGATACCTGAAGAAATCTGGCTGAAACAAACATATTAAAAGTAGCTCAATAATACCAATGTATATAGTAATTTCTAAACTAACCATGGTGAAATCACTGGGACAGCAAGTTATCTGAATTAGGGCTAGAGCTAACAGTGGCCCAGAAAAATTTATTACTGGAGACTTTCTATCATGAAAACACAAAGGACTGTTTCTGGAAACCACATAACCACTTTCACACAGCAAAGCCAGCACTGACAAACTGTGGTGGATCCCCCGCCGTCCCACGAGCGTGCCCACGCTGTATGCCCACCGCTGCTGACCCAGAGGCACACTGGAAGCTCCAGCTTTGCCCAGCACCGACCCTCTCCCCTTCCATGTCTGCTTCAGGGCAGGGgtgctctctgctcctccttttgGGTCCTTCTCACCCACCCGAAGTCTCCTTGAGGGATGGGGGGTGAAAGGACCCACTTTGTTTCCTCACGGCCTCCAGCACCGACCGACCACCCTCGCTGCCACCCGCCACCCCGTGAGGCGGCAGCCGCAGGGCCCGGGGCCGTTCGAGCTCCTGCTCGGGGCAGGGGCCCAGCCCTGAGGCAGGTTCCGGCCATGGCCCCACAAAGCCTCCAGCCCGGACCAAGGCCCTTTCCTCAGGTATAACCTGAGCCGCCCCACCGCCAGGTTTTGGTGTGGAGAAGCCCCGCGAGAACCGACGGGGAcccagccccggcccctgcGCCTCCCTACAGGTAGGGGACGGCAGCGCCGCCAGCCACAGCTCAGCTTCGCGTTTGGGGCTAGTTTGGCCCGCCGCGCTCGCCATAGCGGCACTGCGCGCATGCGCCGGCAGGCCGGAAGCGGCCGCAGTCGCCATGGCAGCTGCGTGCGGGAGGCTGTTGCCGCGCAGTGCCGCCGCGGGGGTGCTGGGCctcgccgccgcccggcccgccCTGTCCGGCAGTGAGCACCGTCCGTCCCACTTATCCCCCTTCAGCCCAGCGCCCTCCTCctgccggcggcggggagcggctgCCCGCGGCCTGCGCCTGTCCCTCAGCGCGCCCTGACGTGTTCTCCCAGAGAGCGGGTGGGGGTCCCCCGGGCCTGCTTTGCGGCGAGGGGATCCCGGACTGCGCAACTCTTGGGGGCAGTTCAGCTTGCAAGCGCGgggttttaaaaacatattttgtttttttttacagggtGCTTTTCTTGCTCAAGCTATCGAATTAGCAGCGATGGAGAGCCAGCAAAATTTCAGCCGCCTCCAAAGCCCGTCATTGTTgacaagcagaagcagagagaggagaggaggtaGGGCGGTCTGGTGCTTGTCACAGTGGGCCTGTGCTCAGGTCTGCTGTCAGGCTGGTAATCCTGTGACTGCCTTCTTAAAGCTCTGAGGCATTATTGCATAAGAAGTACTTGCAGAGTTCTACCAGAGATAATTTATGTTGAAATacgctttaaaaaaacctctttaaagTACTGTGTTTTAGAGTTCCTGAAAGcagtgaaacaggaaaaaaatgtatagcagtaaagatttttgcaaatttttggCTGATGTGTGAGGCTTTCATCTGTTAAAGGCATTCATCTCTTCAGTGTGCCACAAGGTGACAGGGACGTGGGTCCTGTGTCTGCCTTTGACTTAGATCTTGAGATCAGCTGTAAGTGCACACGTTACTGTTCGTGAAATGGAGCTGCAAAACGCTTTTGGTTTACACTTACAAAAGTTTGGATTTTCTTACAGGTTCTTGAGCCCTGAATTTATACCTCCCAGAGGGAGAACAGATCCTCTTAAATTTTATATAGAAAGAAAGGATATGATACAGAGACGGAAAGTGTTCAACATCCCAGAATTCTATGTTGGTTAGTAACGGCATTAGAACTTTGATAATTTCATCAATATTTTTTGTAGGGTGGGATGGTAAAAGGTGTGGTTTCATGCTGTAGAATATCATAGAACATCACAGTATCAGGTATGTTAGATCAACCAATATGTGTTTCTATACATActactttgtattttaatttcatattgaCATCCAGTTTCCATTAAAAGTATAATACTAATGTGTTTTGTAAATCCTGGCATTTTAGTGTATGGTTTACCAGTAAAGctcaagaaaggaaaacatattaGATTATTTGTATTCAGATTGCACAATGAAGAGTAAAAGATAAAGGTGAAGACGTAAAGGTGAAGAAGCTTCATAGCTACCATGCAGAATCACTTTAACATACATTAATTCTGGGCACGTTAGAAGTTTATTCTGCTTCTGGcagttttcatggaaaataaaacattttcaaaatgtaccTAAATGCATGCACTTTGTCTGACTCTCCTCCCACATTTTGGTACATGATTACTTGAAcagtctgtttattttaattactttttttttttttggcaggcaGTGTACTCGCTGTTACGACTGCAGATCCATGTGCCAGTGACAAAGTCAGCCGGTTTGTAGGTATCTGCattcaaagaggaggaaaaggacttggcGCTACCTTTGTCCTTCGGAATGTTATAGAAGACCAAGGTGGGTTGTTAACTGAGGCAATTATGCTAGAACTGTTCAGCAAAAAATGTTGCAGTTGTATGTGAAGGGATATCTGGTGTAGTAATTTAGTCTATGAAGAGGATGACAATAGATTAAAGAGAAATTGTGAGTCTGCCTACTAGGGGATACTGCAAGCTTAACACGGTATACAGAAAGATGCTGACGTGCGATTTGAAGGCATGGAACAGCTTAGTAATTTTATATCTATACACTTTGTGATTTTTAGGTGTGTATTCTGAGGAGATGGAATGTGATCGTTATGGTTGTGCTTATATTTGAGACTGGGCAGTCTACTGCCAGCCACGTAAATCCTGGCCCGGTTTGAGCACGGTGTATTTGCATGAACTGGGGCTGTATATATTTGCTGTTTAACAAGCAACAGATAGCAGAGTTTTATAATAGATTCATATTCTACTTTATGGCAAAATGGGGGGAGATGCAAATAATGATGTTCTGAGAGCAAATATGAAAGGGGTGGGTGTCTCTCTGTATACTCTACACACAGTGagatatgtgtatatatatagtaaTAACCATTGTAGCCAAAAAGGAGTAAAGGTTAAAACCAGAGCTTGCCTTCCTCAGATGCAAGCCAGTCAGTGTCTCTCAAGCTATTCCTTTATCAAAGATTCGATTTAGAAACCTGCCTGTGTAGGCACACTGCCTGTGTACAGTCGCATGCACACAGCACTGTGTATGGAGTTCTCTGTGTAAGTAAAAGCAGTTCTTGGTGGTTCTTACAGGGTGTGTAACAGTGAAGAAATACTCATTTAGTGTTAGTATTTCTAATGTATTTGGTTCATTAAACCCGACTTTCTCTCTCTAAGGTGTTGAAATATGTTATGAACTGTACAATCCTCGAATCCAGGCAATCGAGGTTCTGAAGCTGGAAAAGAGGCTGGATGACAACCTGATGTACCTGCGAGATGCCCTCCCTGAATATAGTACTTTTGATGTGAATATGAAACCTGTGTCTCGTTTAGACCACGAGGAAATTCCTGTAAACAAGGTAGGAGCTGCATGTTTCACCGGGAAAGCGGAGGATCGTTTGGGTAGCTGTCAGATCTGACTGATATCCTGGAAGGCTGTTAAACAGCTCTTTGCTACATTAGGTTCCAGGGTGACAGAAGTGTACAAAATAAGGCAAGTCTTTATACCATTTCTATAGTGAACAAATGTTGAGAATGTAAATATCTACCACCCTCGGTAGTTAATTTAAAGACGTGCGAGGAGTAGTGGCCTCCATGTGCTTCTATGTAACACTGTGCAGAGAGGAGAGCTTTTCTTACAGAAACGTGATTGTTAATGTTGTTACTGATCTGGACTGGTAGGTATCAAGAAAGAAGGTAAGATTGGACGAGTAAGCTGAAATCTGCATCTCAGAGAGCATCCAGGAACCAGTGGACCCTCTCAAAGAGTGTTGTCAAGTAACTTAGTGAttgttcttccctttccctaTCACGCTGCTTCTCCGTTTCCTTCATAAGGAACAAGAGTAGAACTAGAAAAGAGGAGTTCACTTCACTTTATGGGTCAATTTAAGGATGGTGTAATAAATCAAGacaatgttaattaaaaagttttacAAGATACTGTGACAACAGCCATGTGAACccaaaaaattccttttttcctgacagTGTAAAGTAGTAGTTCCTTAACATAGTGACAAACtggtctgttttctctttccttctgttagAGCAGTGGTTGTCTTACCTTTTTGCTAAACTCACAATCAAAATTCTGATTACTTaataccattttttatttttttaaaaaaactttcaCCCTAGCTGCAGGTACGAATGAAACCTAAACCATGGTCAAAACGGTGGGAAAGGCCCAAATACAATATAAAAGGAATAAAGTTTGAgctacctgaaaaaaaaatgaaagaagcaCAGAAGTGGAGCCAGCCCTGGCTAGAGTTTGATATGCTGCGAGAATATGATACTTCAAAAATAGAGGAGAAAATTTGGAAAGAAGTGAGTGAAgagcttaaaaaataataatagttttTGCAGTCTAGGaattactgaagaaatatttcctttgaatttCCTGTATGGATTATCAGTTGTCAAGTTTTGTATATACATAGGCAAAATACATAATAAAGTGaacctttctttaaaatgtcagtgttttctgGTTGAACACTTACTTTCTATTCCTGAGAACAGCCACTCCTTTTTCTGAGGAGCGTAATGCTATGTTCACTCCAGAAATgagaatcctttttttttaaattacagttcaCAAGAGGGGTTTGTATCACCCACTGACGTTAGTTGTGTTGTCATTTCCAACTGCTTCTGTTACTTCTTTCTTCACAGACTGGGTGGTGGCCAGACTGTTCGACTCCTAACTTCAGAAAGGGGCTAGAGCAGGGCAGTAGACAGTCTGAGCCAACCATGTGCTCTCAGAGTAAGTGCTCTTTagttttcccattaaaaataaattatgttccTGCTAGAGCAGTAAATATAAATGCtctgaaatcagttttgaaGTGAGACAGTTTAAGCCAAATCATGGTAATTAGTGTAAGGTTCATGATGAAGTGCTCACAAAATGTCAGAGCAGGTTCTCAATACTGGGACAGTGGGTATCCTAAAACTATTTGCATAGTAGAAATGGCACTCATGGGTTCAGAGCTCGTGGTAACTGCCTTCCCATGCTTACACATCATCTGATAGCCTTTATGATGGCAtgagcagctgggtggatgtctacttttgacactgtctctcataGGATGCATGAGTTGAATGAGTGGACAGCGAGGtgggctgaatggcagagcccagagggttgtgataagcggcaCAGTCTACTtgaggcctgtatctagtggtgtaccccaagggtcagtgcttggtctggtcttattcagcatactcatcaatgacctggTGAGGGGacagtgtaccctcagcaagtttgtggaggatacaaaactgggaggagcagcTGATACACTAGagggctgcactgccattcagcaagacctggacagactagagaactggGCTGAGAGGAACcgtatgaaattcaacaagggcaagtgtagggtcctgcacctagggaggaataaccccaggcaccagtacaggtaggggctgacctgctgggaagcagccctgcagagaaggacctgggagtcctggtggacaacaagctctccatgagccagcagtgtgccctcgtggccaagaaggccagtggtgtcctggggtgcattaagaacagcgtggccagcaggtcaagggaggttatcctccccctctactctgccctcctgaggccacatctggagttctgcgtccagttctgggcttcccagttccagacagacagagaactggagagagtccagcggagggctacaaggatgacTTGACTTGACACTCACCCTTTAGCTATTTCTAAGTACTGATCAAtacttcactctgagggtgaccaagcactgggacaggctgcccagagaggctgtggagtctccttctctggagctGTTCAAAATttgcctggacacaatcctgtgcaacctgctctaggtgatcctgctgtagcgggggggttggactagatgatctccagaggtcccttccacccccctaccagtctgtgaatctgtgaggATTACAAGTGATCTTTCTTCCGGAAAGAAAGATCAAGAGCACTAAATTGTGATAAAACATCTATTACATTTTCATAATAGCACAAAGCTGGTTGCTTCAGGGGAGAGGTTTAGCTGGGATGAGACAAAGGAGAACAAGAGAAGAGCAATGAGATCATCAGCAATCACCACAAGCTTATCAACTACTGCATTTTTGTTGGCATTCTGAGAGGAAAAGCAACATAAATTCAGTATTAGCAGGATTTGCAACTTAATGTAAGACTAATGGTGTCTGGGTTTCTTTCATACTTCTAGTAACATTCTTGTCACATGTTAAACAATTGAACTGTAGGAGTCATtaacagagcaaaatatttttactttattttcaaaattaattattttaaaagtcatctttttGTCTGTAAGACTGATCAAAGCtatttacaattaaaatgttttacaaaaatatatttttaacttaaaaaaaatacaagaagtCACAGGGATTAAGTCTGCAAGAGTTAAATTCTAGTCCCAGAAGATTCTGGAGAAAGTCAGGAGTAAACATACAAAGTCTGACACTAGAGTTTCTACATAAAGCATCCTTATTAGTCTCTAACAgtatttattgcaaaaatacaaagttagaaaacatcagaaatctAGTAAGGGTATGATGAAGTAACATTCAGTAGATCTTACtgggaagcaaaaggaaaagtaaagtTTCAGTTACTGAGAAGAAAGTAACTCAAGTTGTTCTTGTGCTTCCCCTCAAGATGTCTGTTGTTAAAAGTAAAAACTCCAGCTCTGTGCACACAAGTTCAGTCGGTATCACCCAGGTACAAAACTACACACATCAGGTGCGTATCACTACATTTGCTCTTCCAGACATTCTCTTGTGTAACTTCTTACCTCAATGAGCCCCCGCTGATCATCAATTCATGAGTCAAGCTCCTTACCCCCACactgacttctctttttttctgtgtcaagGTC is a window encoding:
- the MRPL19 gene encoding large ribosomal subunit protein bL19m — protein: MAAACGRLLPRSAAAGVLGLAAARPALSGRCFSCSSYRISSDGEPAKFQPPPKPVIVDKQKQREERRFLSPEFIPPRGRTDPLKFYIERKDMIQRRKVFNIPEFYVGSVLAVTTADPCASDKVSRFVGICIQRGGKGLGATFVLRNVIEDQGVEICYELYNPRIQAIEVLKLEKRLDDNLMYLRDALPEYSTFDVNMKPVSRLDHEEIPVNKLQVRMKPKPWSKRWERPKYNIKGIKFELPEKKMKEAQKWSQPWLEFDMLREYDTSKIEEKIWKEVSEELKK